The following is a genomic window from Peromyscus leucopus breed LL Stock chromosome 12, UCI_PerLeu_2.1, whole genome shotgun sequence.
CTGTTGCATAATATTTCTTAAATCATTAAGTTTTAGTCCTCAGAAATCCTGAGAACTCAATATCTTTGAGCGCCCTTTTAGAAAAACCTAAGGCAAATGTGATTTTAGTCACATCTAAAACAAGGCTTGTTTCAATTGCTCTATAGAATAACATTGACTTGAGAATATATATCTGAGCTAACATCAgtaattttgtttgcttgtttgtttactttttgttctttaaagtaAGGGTGTGTGTCTCAcattgtagcctaggctagcctggaattcattatgtagttcaggctgcccttgaatttgcTGTAATCTTCTTAcctcagcttcttgagttcttgaATTATAGTGCTTCTCCAGGACATCCTTCTAattcttggaggtcagaggacagtaaTATCTGGTTAGTAATTCAGTTCTGTAATCCCTGAATAGGGAAGCTGAGAAGGAAGGAGCTCTCATGCTTCAGGCCAGGCAGGGTTACACAGCAAAACCTTATCTCCAAGGAGTGGCTGGAGAAGCGTCTCTGAGGATTGATTTGAATCAGAGTGGATCACTCAATAGCTCTCCAATGTCTAGATTTGAGAACACCCTCTGAACTTTCCTTTTTGTCCCTCTTATGTCCACAAAGGTCGAAAAGAATGATGAGGACCAAAAGATTGAACAAGATGGTGTCAAACCGGAAGATAAGGCTCATAAGGCTGCGACCAAAATTCAGGCTAGCTTCCGTGGACACATAACAAGGAAAAAGCTCAAAGGCGAGAAGAAGGGTGATGCGCCAGCTGCTGAGGCCGAGGCAAACGAGAAGAAGGATGACGCTCCCGTGGCTGATGgcgtggagaagaaggagggagatggCTCTGCTACTACTGATGCAGCCCCAGCCACCAGCCCCAAGGCTGATGAGCCCAGCAAGGCAGGAGATGCACCTTCTGAGGAGAAGAAAGGTGAGGGGGATGCGGCCCCCTCAGATGAGAAGGCCGGCTCAGCTGAGACAGAAAGTGCCGCTAAAGCTACCACTGATAACTCGCCGTCCTCCAAGGCAGAAGATGGCCCTGCCAAAGAGGAGCCTAAACAAGCCGACGTGCCTGCTGCCGCCACTGATGCTGCTGACACCACCCCTGCTGCAGAGGATGCTGCCACCAAGGCAGCCCAGCCTCCAACGGAGACTGCGGAAAGCAGCCAAGCTGAGGAAGAGAAAGGTGAGCACTGTAGCAAGGGTGGATCATGGGTGGGATGCACCAGGGATATTAAGCCTGGAGCCAGACCGCCTGCACCATCCAGGGGGAACTGTCTAGACAACTGTCTGGAAATCACCAAAGTTATACTGAATTCCCCCAAATCTACAAGCCTAAGCAAAAACCGAGAAAGAATTACATGGCAGCCAGTACTGGAGAGTTCAGACAATTATCTTAATTGGATTGATATAAACAGTCAAGCTTGATAATCCCAGTTAAAAGAAAATGTGCTGTATGCTGATAGACTTAGTTTAATAAGTAATTACTGAGACTACATTTATTTCATGGGTGGGAATTAGCTAATGTGATTATTTGGCTTTAGGAAGAGCCTCCTATAAATACAGCCAACTCTTTATTGATTATCTAGTGTGTGAATTGCCAGCAACAAAAATATAatctcagccttcctttccctATCACACAAAGTGTTTCTGGGCATTCCACCCACCACCAATTGGTGAgtagtatgtgtttatatgtgtatgctcTGGAGAATGTTAGCTATGACACTAATTGGGGTCAGACACAATTAGGAAAATAAGTCTGTTGATGTTgccaaaaacaaaggaaaaaaaaacccaaatacataaattatcattttattatcaAACACACTACTCTCATATGCATAACTAATTGAGAGTTGACTGTGAATATGAAAAGGTACTGGATTCTCTTCAGCTTGGAGCTATAGCATGGAAGTTGGAGTGTTTTTATTATGACAGCCCAAAGAGCCTGCACAGAGTTGGAATAGAACATCCTAAGAGTAGGATAAATGTAATAATAGACTTCCACCCCGGGAGCTGGTCCTGTCCCTCACTCCAGCATATCCACAATGGTGATGTCTCCAAAGTCTTTCGATAATCTGGTGTAACCAAGAATACCTTTTATGTTGCCTTCATCACTGTGACTATTATACAAGGAAAACAATTTAAGGTAAGAAAGACTTATTTTGTTGCACAGCTTCAGATGTTTTAGTCCATAATGGGCTTGCCCTGTTGCAATGGGCCTGGGGTAAGGCAGGATATTATGGCTGCAAGAGTATATGGCAGAGCAAAGTTGTGTACCTTGTGGTAGCTAGGAagaaagagatgtgtgtgtgtgtgtgtgtgtgtgtgtgtgtgtgtgtgtgtgtatatatgatagATCTtttagagatagatagatagatgaggtATATTCTTCTAAAGCATATGCATATTTTCAACGAGATCTCACCTTCTTTAACTCCACCAtcagtttaaagtctattttgcaTCAATCAGTGGAAAAACTATTGATTAGACAAAGACTTCTGAATCTGACCCTCCCTGAAATCCCTTTCATGGATACACACTGAGGTGTGCCTTACtaatctcctaggtgactctcaaattgacaatgaagattaaccattgTACCTTTCAACCCAAAGGTCTTTAGACATAAAGTTACTTCGGACTAGTTTAACTGGGCTGGCTTGCCCCTTTAGAACTTTATCTATTTATCCTACAGACTAAGGGTCTAAATTTGGGACAGATCACTATCTTGAGAAAGTTCATGAGACTAGACTACAGACTAATCGAGGAATGTTAAAACATCTGGCCTtcagattgagaaagaaatcagtgaacaGTTGCCTAGATGCTAAATCATGGCAGAAGATTATTCTGTAGTTTCTcaggtctgttttttttttcttcattttagccCCCACATTCTTTAAATCTCTAGAGTATAATAATTACCATAGTTATCAGCATCCTCTCACATTCCAGCTCCAAATAAATCATGATTCTTTCTACCAGTGACTTATTTTCCCAGTAAAAGCAAGGCATGTGACTAAGGCATTGGTTTCAGATTATTCAACGAAACTGTCTTGATTCCTTTTCTTTCAGCTTAGAGTTTAAGCCTCAGATAAGATGTCTGGGAATCACTTTGCAGATATCTAGAGTGTCATTCTGTAACTCTTGGAAGCCAATCATGCTTTTCAAGTCTATGACATGTTTGACATTCCTTAGATCATATTTTTAAACTAGAATTTCTAAAGTTTGGAGAATAGACACAAAGATacaatgtaattatatatatactaatttggtttggttttatagAAAGAATTTGTTGAATCAATGaaaaatctaatatatatatttaagaataggCAAAGAATtccatttattgtttttaagcTTTGATCATTCTAAATGACTGATTATAGTGTTTTAGTattcaataaatgttaaatattagaAGACCAGAAATTTACtagatttaatttatatttaatatttttacctACCTATAGAGTCCTCCTATAACTTTGCACATTctaatcatttatttaatttaaaatgtgtttagtcACTGAATGTGGATAGAGATCATACTCTGTCTTAAGCTTTTTAAATTCCAGATTAAAAAATATCTGATCTAAGGAGACTGTATAGTGTACATTGAAAGGTTATTGGGAGTGTAGATGAAGTTTAACATGGAGGTAGTCCAGGAGGCAGTAGATGATGTATTTGGTTCCCTCAGGTCATATGTTTTAAACTGAGATTTCTGAAGTTTGGAGAATAGACACAAAGACGTGGTATAGCTTTAGGTCTATTGCATCTTAGCTTTGGAATGATACTTTTATCTTAGTTAGATTCTGAAATGCAGCTTGTAGCTTTTCTGGTCTGAATTCTATCAGCCTCCTTGTTGAGTGTGACAAGCACAAATTATTCAGTCATGGTGAATCTCCTGGAATCACAGAAACTAAAGGTGATAGTCCCAAATTCCCAGAGGCTCTGCCAcgtttcctcctcccaccccatcatTGAGTTTCATTCTAATCCTGGTTAAAATAACAGAGTAATTTTCAATCTGACTATATTATTTGGAAATGGACAGCTACAAGGGGTTGTTTAAGATGCCATGGCTGCTTAAAGAGGCATGAAGAGATAGGCTAGCTATGTACAATAGAGACAGGGGTCAAATAAATCCTAGGGGAtaatctaagaaaataaaataagccgggcggtggtggtggtggtggtggtggtggtggtggtggtgcatgcctttaatcccagcactcaggaggcagagccaggtggatctctgtgagttcgaggccagcctgggctaccaagtgagtcccaggaaaggtgcaaagctacacagagaaaccctgtcttgaaaaacaaaaaaagaaaaaaagaaaaaaaaaaagaaaaagaaaaagaaaaaagaaaagaaaagaaaagaaaaaatttcaaataaattctgATCACGGCTTTAATACATATGGAAATTATTTGTAAACTGTGAATATATTATTTACCTATGCCTTTAACTATTTATAGCTTTGTTATTGGTGAGTACCACTTGCAAcgataataatttattttcttgtttttcttagttTCCCAACTATATATATCCCTTCTTCTGTTTGCACATACTCAACACTCAGTGTACCTTTGACCACTTTGTAGGAAGACGATTCTGTTATAGGAAATAGGATGCTGGAACACCTGTAGAACACTCCCTCCTTCACTGATGAAAGGGAGAACCTTCAAGCCTCCTTTAATCTTACTGTCCTTGGAGTTTCCTACTGAGCAGTCAGCATGCACATTGGCTTTCAATGATGGAGTTCTTTGCTTGTGTCCCTTACCTCCAGTACTGCTGGTGGATTTTCCTCAAAGGGAACTCCAAAAATTCTATTGATATAGTATTAGCAATGTTACCCACGTAGGAGACTATCAACCAGTGATTTGACTGGGTGGTTGACACAGAGCATGTGACAGATGCAATAGGAAACATAATTTTGAGTCACCTAAGTATTCTGGGTATTGATTCAGttaaacttcatttatttattttaatttaaaaatgatattccCTTATTTGTTAAGTGAGTGTTGGGGGTTGCCACAtacacatggaggtcaaaggagccagttctctcctcccaccatgtgggtcctggggatcaattcaggtcagcaggcttggtgGTGGGTGATTTTACCCAGTGAGTTATCTCATCAGTCCTATACTTTATTGTAGTGTCATTACATCTTTCAAAGTGGGATTATCAACACTGGTAAGGGAAACAGGGAAGTTTACATTTGCAACTCTCTGCTGAAGAGAGAAATTAACTAACTGCCTTTgtgtctcttgccttctcttttatctttccttcctcttttcctctcttaatTTCatcctcactttcttttttctatttttttttttttttgagacaaggtttctctgtgaagctttgtgc
Proteins encoded in this region:
- the Gap43 gene encoding neuromodulin; translation: MLCCMRRTKQVEKNDEDQKIEQDGVKPEDKAHKAATKIQASFRGHITRKKLKGEKKGDAPAAEAEANEKKDDAPVADGVEKKEGDGSATTDAAPATSPKADEPSKAGDAPSEEKKGEGDAAPSDEKAGSAETESAAKATTDNSPSSKAEDGPAKEEPKQADVPAAATDAADTTPAAEDAATKAAQPPTETAESSQAEEEKEAVDEAKPKESARQDEGKEDPEADQEHA